In one window of Leptospira sp. GIMC2001 DNA:
- a CDS encoding transposase: MAKKKFQESEIYKVLKEAESGIPIKEVARKYGITEQTFYRWRNKYGGMEMSDMKLLKSLENENSNLKRLVAEQALEIQAIKNVLGKKF, encoded by the coding sequence ATGGCAAAAAAGAAATTTCAAGAATCAGAGATCTATAAAGTTCTTAAGGAAGCAGAATCAGGTATTCCCATTAAGGAAGTTGCTAGAAAATATGGGATAACTGAGCAAACCTTCTACCGATGGCGGAACAAATATGGAGGAATGGAGATGAGTGATATGAAACTTTTAAAATCACTTGAAAATGAAAATTCCAACCTAAAAAGATTAGTAGCTGAACAAGCTTTAGAAATCCAAGCGATTAAGAATGTTTTAGGAAAAAAGTTTTGA